One window of Medicago truncatula cultivar Jemalong A17 chromosome 2, MtrunA17r5.0-ANR, whole genome shotgun sequence genomic DNA carries:
- the LOC11427919 gene encoding CBL-interacting serine/threonine-protein kinase 1 isoform X2, giving the protein MVIINQARRIEGKIVRLGKYELGKTLGEGNFGKVKLARDTDCGQFFAVKILEKNKIVDLNNTDQIKREISTLKLLKHPNVVRLYEVLASKTKIYMVLEYVNGGELFDKISSKGKLTEAHGRKMFQQLIDGVSYCHNKGVFHRDLKLENVLVDAKGNIKITDFNLSALPQHCRADGLLHTTCGSPNYVAPEILANRGYDGAKSDIWSCGVILYVILTGYLPFDDRNLAVLYQKIFKADVQIPRWLSPGAQNIIKKILDPNPKTRVTMDMIKEDEWFKEGYNPANLEDEEEEEDVFIDDEAFSIHEVSLDGDQSPKSPALINAFQLIGMSSCLDLSGFFEQEDVSERKIRFTSNHSPKDLTEKIEDIVIEMGFKVHKKNGKLKVIQEDKAHKSLDSLSVAAEVFEVGPSLYVVELRKSYGDASVYRQLCKRLSNDLGIAEAAELVSSESLDI; this is encoded by the exons ATGGTGATCATAAATCAAGCAAGGAGGATTGAAGGAAAAATAGTGCGATTAGGGAAATACGAATTGGGAAAAACACTTGGTGAAGGAAATTTTGGAAAAGTGAAATTGGCTAGGGATACTGATTGTGGACAATTTTTTGCTGTTAAGATTCTTGAAAAGAATAAGATTGTTGATCTTAATAACACTGATCAG ATAAAGAGGGAGATATCAACCTTGAAGCTTCTGAAACATCCTAATGTTGTTAGATTATACGAG GTCTTGGCTAGCAAAACCAAAATTTATATGGTACTTGAGTATGTGAATGGAGGAGAGTTATTTGACAAAATT TCATCCAAAGGTAAACTTACTGAAGCTCATGGTAGGAAGATGTTCCAACAATTGATTGATGGTGTGAGTTACTGCCACAATAAAGGTGTCTTTCACAGGGATCTTAAG CTAGAGAATGTTCTTGTGGATGCCAAAGGGAACATAAAGATAACTGATTTTAACCTCAGTGCTTTGCCTCAACATTGTAGG GCTGATGGGTTGCTACATACAACCTGTGGAAGTCCAAACTATGTTGCTCCCGAGATTCTTGCCAACAGAGGCTATGATGGCGCGAAATCGGATATTTGGTCATGCGGTGTTATCTTATATGTAATTCTAACAGGATACCTTCCTTTTGATGACAGAAATCTTGCAGTTCTCTATCAAAAG ATTTTTAAAGCAGATGTTCAAATACCAAGATGGCTGTCACCTGGTGCTCAAAACATTATAAAGAAAATTCTTGATCCCAATCCGAAAACCCGAGTAACGATGGATATGATCAAAGAAGATGAATGGTTTAAAGAGGGTTATAATCCTGCAAATCTAGAGGatgaggaagaggaagaggatgTATTCATTGACGATGAAGCTTTTTCCATCCATGAAGTG TCCCTTGACGGAGACCAGAGTCCAAAATCACCAGCACTTATCAACGCATTTCAGTTGATAGGGATGTCTTCATGCTTAGACCTCTCTGGATTTTTTGAGCAAGAG GATGTCTCGGAGAGGAAGATAAGATTTACGTCAAACCATTCACCGAAAGATTTGACTGAGAAGATTGAGGACATTGTAATAGAAATGGGATTTAAAGTTCATAAGAAAAATGGAAAA TTGAAAGTGATACAAGAGGATAAAGCTCATAAAAGTCTAGATAGCCTCTCAGTCGCAGCAGAG GTTTTTGAAGTTGGTCCATCTTTGTATGTAGTAGAACTAAGGAAGTCTTATGGAGATGCTTCTGTATATAGACAA TTATGCAAAAGGTTATCAAACGACTTGGGTATAGCCGAG GCGGCAGAGCTAGTAAGCTCAGAAAGCCTAGACATATGA
- the LOC11427919 gene encoding CBL-interacting serine/threonine-protein kinase 1 isoform X3 — MVIINQARRIEGKIVRLGKYELGKTLGEGNFGKVKLARDTDCGQFFAVKILEKNKIVDLNNTDQIKREISTLKLLKHPNVVRLYEVLASKTKIYMVLEYVNGGELFDKISSKGKLTEAHGRKMFQQLIDGVSYCHNKGVFHRDLKLENVLVDAKGNIKITDFNLSALPQHCRADGLLHTTCGSPNYVAPEILANRGYDGAKSDIWSCGVILYVILTGYLPFDDRNLAVLYQKIFKADVQIPRWLSPGAQNIIKKILDPNPKTRVTMDMIKEDEWFKEGYNPANLEDEEEEEDVFIDDEAFSIHEVSLDGDQSPKSPALINAFQLIGMSSCLDLSGFFEQEDVSERKIRFTSNHSPKDLTEKIEDIVIEMGFKVHKKNGKLKVIQEDKAHKSLDSLSVAAEVFEVGPSLYVVELRKSYGDASVYRQLCKRLSNDLGIAEAAELVSSESLDI, encoded by the exons ATGGTGATCATAAATCAAGCAAGGAGGATTGAAGGAAAAATAGTGCGATTAGGGAAATACGAATTGGGAAAAACACTTGGTGAAGGAAATTTTGGAAAAGTGAAATTGGCTAGGGATACTGATTGTGGACAATTTTTTGCTGTTAAGATTCTTGAAAAGAATAAGATTGTTGATCTTAATAACACTGATCAG ATAAAGAGGGAGATATCAACCTTGAAGCTTCTGAAACATCCTAATGTTGTTAGATTATACGAG GTCTTGGCTAGCAAAACCAAAATTTATATGGTACTTGAGTATGTGAATGGAGGAGAGTTATTTGACAAAATT TCATCCAAAGGTAAACTTACTGAAGCTCATGGTAGGAAGATGTTCCAACAATTGATTGATGGTGTGAGTTACTGCCACAATAAAGGTGTCTTTCACAGGGATCTTAAG CTAGAGAATGTTCTTGTGGATGCCAAAGGGAACATAAAGATAACTGATTTTAACCTCAGTGCTTTGCCTCAACATTGTAGG GCTGATGGGTTGCTACATACAACCTGTGGAAGTCCAAACTATGTTGCTCCCGAGATTCTTGCCAACAGAGGCTATGATGGCGCGAAATCGGATATTTGGTCATGCGGTGTTATCTTATATGTAATTCTAACAGGATACCTTCCTTTTGATGACAGAAATCTTGCAGTTCTCTATCAAAAG ATTTTTAAAGCAGATGTTCAAATACCAAGATGGCTGTCACCTGGTGCTCAAAACATTATAAAGAAAATTCTTGATCCCAATCCGAAAACCCGAGTAACGATGGATATGATCAAAGAAGATGAATGGTTTAAAGAGGGTTATAATCCTGCAAATCTAGAGGatgaggaagaggaagaggatgTATTCATTGACGATGAAGCTTTTTCCATCCATGAAGTG TCCCTTGACGGAGACCAGAGTCCAAAATCACCAGCACTTATCAACGCATTTCAGTTGATAGGGATGTCTTCATGCTTAGACCTCTCTGGATTTTTTGAGCAAGAG GATGTCTCGGAGAGGAAGATAAGATTTACGTCAAACCATTCACCGAAAGATTTGACTGAGAAGATTGAGGACATTGTAATAGAAATGGGATTTAAAGTTCATAAGAAAAATGGAAAA TTGAAAGTGATACAAGAGGATAAAGCTCATAAAAGTCTAGATAGCCTCTCAGTCGCAGCAGAG GTTTTTGAAGTTGGTCCATCTTTGTATGTAGTAGAACTAAGGAAGTCTTATGGAGATGCTTCTGTATATAGACAA TTATGCAAAAGGTTATCAAACGACTTGG GTATAGCCGAGGCGGCAGAGCTAGTAAGCTCAGAAAGCCTAGACATATGA
- the LOC112419304 gene encoding uncharacterized protein encodes MAPIRSTGFVDPGWDHGIAQDERKKKVRCNYCGKVVSGGIYRLKQHLARVSGEVTYCEKAPEEVYLKMKENLEGCRSNKKQKQVDAQAYMNFQSNDDEDDEEQVGCRSKGKQLMDGRNVSVNLTPLRSLGYVDPGWEHGVAQDERKKKVKCSYCEKVVSGGINRFKQHLARIPGEVAPCKSAPEEVYLKIKENMKWHRTGKRHRQPEAKDLMPFYPKSDNEDDEYEQQEDTLHHMNKEALIDIDRRYSKDTGKTFKGMSSNTSPEPALRRSRLDSFYLKHPTNQNLQTCKQLKVKTGPTKKLRKEVFSSICKFFCHAGIPLQAADSVYFHKMLELAGQYGQGLACPSSQLISGRFLQEEINSIKNYLAEYKASWAITGCSIMADSWRDAQGRTIINFLVSSPHGVYFVSSVDATNVVEDATYLFKLLDKVVEELGEENVVQVITENTPNYKAAGKMLEERRRNLFWTPCAIYCINQVLEDFLKIRCVEECMEKGQKITKLIYNQIWLLNLMKSEFTHGNELLKPAGTQCASSFATLQNLLDHRVSLRRMFLSNKWMSSRFSSSSQGKEVQKIVLNVTFWKKMQSVRNSVYPILQVFQKVSSGESLSMPYIYNDLYRAKLAIKSIHGDDARKYEPFWKVIDRHCNSLFCHPLYLAAYFLNPSYRYRQDFVSHSDVVRGLNECIVRLELDNMRRISASMQIPHYNSAQDDFGTELAISTRTGLEPAAWWQQHGISCLELQRIAVRILSQTCSSFACEHDGSMYDQIYSKRKNRLSQKKLNDIMYVHYNLRLRECQVRKRSRESKSTSAENVLQEHLLGDWIVDTTAQSSDSDKNIPFGVELDDEYENDSVDYDDGSERHLKGSHELVTMADGAVGSSDADHANIDGASDDESDLNYFDDDMSE; translated from the exons ATGGCTCCAATACGCTCCACAGGATTTGTTGATCCTGGTTGGGATCATGGCATTGCTCAAGATGAGCGGAAAAAGAAGGTTAGATGCAATTACTGTGGGAAAGTTGTTAGTGGTGGGATATACAGATTAAAGCAGCATTTAGCCCGAGTTTCTGGTGAAGTAACATACTGTGAAAAGGCTCCAGAGGAAGTCTACctaaaaatgaaggaaaatctGGAAGGGTGTCGTTCaaataagaaacaaaagcaAGTTGATGCACAAGCATATATGAATTTTCAGTctaatgatgatgaagatgatgaagagcAAGTTGGGTGTAGAAGCAAAGGAAAGCAATTGATGGATGGCAGGAATGTATCTGTAAATTTAACTCCTCTTCGGTCCTTAGGATATGTTGACCCAGGGTGGGAACACGGTGTTGCTCAggatgagagaaaaaaaaaagtcaaatgcaGCTACTGTGAGAAAGTTGTTAGTGGCGGTATTAATAGATTTAAACAACATTTGGCTAGGATTCCTGGAGAGGTAGCACCTTGTAAAAGTGCTCCAGAAGAAgtttatcttaaaataaaagaaaatatgaaatggCATCGCACTGGAAAGAGACATAGGCAACCCGAGGCTAAGGATCTGATGCCTTTCTATCCAAAGTCTGATAATGAAGATGATGAGTATGAACAGCAGGAAGATACTTTGCATCATATGAACAAGGAAGCTTTGATTGATATTGATAGGAGATACTCTAAAGATACAGGAAAGACCTTTAAGGGAATGTCCTCTAATACTAGCCCAGAACCAGCGTTGAGAAGATCAAGATTAGATAGTTTTTACTTGAAACATCCCACGAATCAGAATCTTCAAACTTGCAAACAACTAAAAGTTAAGACAGGACCCACTAAGAAATTACGCAAGGaagttttttcttcaatttgcaAGTTCTTTTGCCATGCAGGAATTCCTTTACAAGCTGCAGACTCtgtatattttcataaaatgcTGGAATTGGCTGGTCAATATGGACAAGGACTGGCATGCCCATCCAGCCAACTTATTTCGGGTCGCTTTTTGCAGGAGGAAATCAATTCCATTAAGAATTACCTTGCTGAATATAAGGCTTCCTGGGCAATCACTGGTTGTTCGATAATGGCTGATAGTTGGAGAGATGCACAGGGTAGGACAATTATTAACTTTCTTGTTTCATCGCCTCATGGTGTATACTTTGTTTCTTCAGTTGATGCCACTAATGTAGTAGAAGATGCAACATATTTATTTAAGCTTTTGGACAAAGTAGTGGAAGAACTAGGTGAGGAAAATGTAGTGCag GTAATAACTGAAAATACTCCTAACTATAAAGCTGCTGGAAAAATGCTTGAAGAAAGGAGAAGGAATTTGTTCTGGACGCCTTGTGCTATCTATTGTATTAATCAGGTGCTTGAAGATTTTCTGAAGATTAGATGTGTAGAAGAGTGCATGGAAAAGGGCCAGAAAATTACAAAACTAATATACAATCAAATATGGTTGTTAAATCTTATGAAAAGTGAATTTACCCATGGGAACGAGCTTCTAAAGCCAGCTGGCACCCAGTGTGCTTCTAGCTTTGCTACATTGCAGAATTTGTTGGATCACCGAGTTAGTCTCAGAAGAATGTTTCTTTCAAACAAATGGATGTCATCCAGGTTCTCCAGTTCAAGCCAGGGGAAAGAGgtgcaaaaaattgttttgaatgtCACATTTTGGAAGAAAATGCAGTCTGTGAGGAATTCAGTATATCCGATATTGCAAGTGTTTCAAAAGGTGTCTAGTGGCGAGAGCTTGTCaatgccatatatatataacgACTTGTACAGGGCAAAACTTGCAATCAAATCTATTCATGGCGATGATGCACGGAAATATGAGCCATTCTGGAAGGTGATAGACAGGCACTGTAACTCTCTGTTTTGTCATCCTCTTTACTTGGCTGCTTACTTCTTGAATCCTTCATACCGATATCGTCAAGATTTTGTTTCG CATTCTGATGTAGTACGTGGTCTGAATGAATGCATTGTTCGGCTAGAACTAGATAATATGAGACGAATATCTGCATCGATGCAA ATTCCTCATTATAATTCAGCTCAAGATGACTTTGGAACTGAATTGGCAATTAGCACAAGAACAGGTCTTGAACCAG CTGCTTGGTGGCAACAACATGGAATAAGTTGCTTGGAGTTGCAAAGAATAGCCGTTCGCATATTAAGTCAGACATGCTCATCTTTTGCATGCGAGCATGATGGGAGCATGTATGATCAGATATATAGCAAAAGAAAAAATCGCCTATCACAGAAGAAACTTAATGACATTATGTACGTTCACTACAACTTGCGACTTAGAGAATGCCAAGTAAGAAAAAGGTCTAGGGAGTCAAAATCAACCTCTGCTGAGAATGTTCTACAAGAGCACTTACTTGGTGACTGGATAGTTGATACTACTGCACAAAGCTCTGACAGTGACAAG AATATCCCTTTTGGAGTTGAACTAGACGATGAATATGAAAATGATTCAGTAGACTATGACGATGGTTCTGAAAGGCATCTAAAGGGTTCCCATGAGCTGGTTACTATGGCTGATGGAGCAGTAGGATCTTCAGATGCAGATCATGCTAACATTGATGGTGCCAGTGACGATGAGTCGGATCtgaattattttgatgatgatATGAGTGAGTAA
- the LOC11427919 gene encoding CBL-interacting serine/threonine-protein kinase 1 isoform X1, translating into MVIINQARRIEGKIVRLGKYELGKTLGEGNFGKVKLARDTDCGQFFAVKILEKNKIVDLNNTDQIKREISTLKLLKHPNVVRLYEVLASKTKIYMVLEYVNGGELFDKISSKGKLTEAHGRKMFQQLIDGVSYCHNKGVFHRDLKLENVLVDAKGNIKITDFNLSALPQHCRADGLLHTTCGSPNYVAPEILANRGYDGAKSDIWSCGVILYVILTGYLPFDDRNLAVLYQKIFKADVQIPRWLSPGAQNIIKKILDPNPKTRVTMDMIKEDEWFKEGYNPANLEDEEEEEDVFIDDEAFSIHEVSLDGDQSPKSPALINAFQLIGMSSCLDLSGFFEQEDVSERKIRFTSNHSPKDLTEKIEDIVIEMGFKVHKKNGKLKVIQEDKAHKSLDSLSVAAEVFEVGPSLYVVELRKSYGDASVYRQLCKRLSNDLGIAEVAEVSSERHGLGIAEAAELVSSESLDI; encoded by the exons ATGGTGATCATAAATCAAGCAAGGAGGATTGAAGGAAAAATAGTGCGATTAGGGAAATACGAATTGGGAAAAACACTTGGTGAAGGAAATTTTGGAAAAGTGAAATTGGCTAGGGATACTGATTGTGGACAATTTTTTGCTGTTAAGATTCTTGAAAAGAATAAGATTGTTGATCTTAATAACACTGATCAG ATAAAGAGGGAGATATCAACCTTGAAGCTTCTGAAACATCCTAATGTTGTTAGATTATACGAG GTCTTGGCTAGCAAAACCAAAATTTATATGGTACTTGAGTATGTGAATGGAGGAGAGTTATTTGACAAAATT TCATCCAAAGGTAAACTTACTGAAGCTCATGGTAGGAAGATGTTCCAACAATTGATTGATGGTGTGAGTTACTGCCACAATAAAGGTGTCTTTCACAGGGATCTTAAG CTAGAGAATGTTCTTGTGGATGCCAAAGGGAACATAAAGATAACTGATTTTAACCTCAGTGCTTTGCCTCAACATTGTAGG GCTGATGGGTTGCTACATACAACCTGTGGAAGTCCAAACTATGTTGCTCCCGAGATTCTTGCCAACAGAGGCTATGATGGCGCGAAATCGGATATTTGGTCATGCGGTGTTATCTTATATGTAATTCTAACAGGATACCTTCCTTTTGATGACAGAAATCTTGCAGTTCTCTATCAAAAG ATTTTTAAAGCAGATGTTCAAATACCAAGATGGCTGTCACCTGGTGCTCAAAACATTATAAAGAAAATTCTTGATCCCAATCCGAAAACCCGAGTAACGATGGATATGATCAAAGAAGATGAATGGTTTAAAGAGGGTTATAATCCTGCAAATCTAGAGGatgaggaagaggaagaggatgTATTCATTGACGATGAAGCTTTTTCCATCCATGAAGTG TCCCTTGACGGAGACCAGAGTCCAAAATCACCAGCACTTATCAACGCATTTCAGTTGATAGGGATGTCTTCATGCTTAGACCTCTCTGGATTTTTTGAGCAAGAG GATGTCTCGGAGAGGAAGATAAGATTTACGTCAAACCATTCACCGAAAGATTTGACTGAGAAGATTGAGGACATTGTAATAGAAATGGGATTTAAAGTTCATAAGAAAAATGGAAAA TTGAAAGTGATACAAGAGGATAAAGCTCATAAAAGTCTAGATAGCCTCTCAGTCGCAGCAGAG GTTTTTGAAGTTGGTCCATCTTTGTATGTAGTAGAACTAAGGAAGTCTTATGGAGATGCTTCTGTATATAGACAA TTATGCAAAAGGTTATCAAACGACTTGGGTATAGCCGAGGTGGCAGAGGTAAGCTCAGAAAGGCACGGCTTGGGTATAGCCGAGGCGGCAGAGCTAGTAAGCTCAGAAAGCCTAGACATATGA